In Vicia villosa cultivar HV-30 ecotype Madison, WI unplaced genomic scaffold, Vvil1.0 ctg.001178F_1_1, whole genome shotgun sequence, a single genomic region encodes these proteins:
- the LOC131633821 gene encoding uncharacterized protein LOC131633821, translated as MGGWEEGSWKWGDLGVIEGLLGEDGVDSRYGTLKGRLVEFGGLKEGRDVVVWRGTADTASSFSVASCYDYFRRGRIPHGPFEKNHGAFGLLWKSEVPHKVKTFGWRIFRNRFPTLDLLLRRGVAIPANSLNCILCDTSEENSKHFFFSCEVVKKVWSEVAVWVGKSESNEEDCKVVFLDWHNFFRSKKVKKGKEGMIWLACCWPLWIIRNGVRFRKDKWSVNDIVWNIKLLAWKWMFFGKITHPNFSYYEFVMDPLLFLS; from the coding sequence ATGGGAGGTTGGGAGGAGGGTAGTTGGAAGTGGGGGGATTTAGGAGTGATAGAAGGGTTGTTGGGGGAAGACGGCGTTGATAGTAGGTATGGTACTCTTAAGGGCCGGTTGGTGGAGTTCGGTGGTTTGAAGGAAGGTAGGGATGTTGTGGTGTGGAGAGGTACGGCGGACACGGCTTCGAGCTTTTCGGTAGCTTCGTGTTACGACTACTTTAGGAGGGGTAGGATACCTCACggaccttttgaaaaaaatcatgGGGCGTTTGGTTTACTTTGGAAATCGGAGGTTCCTCATAAAGTGAAGACGTTTGGTTGGAGAATTTTCCGTAATAGATTCCCTACCTTAGATCTCTTATTGAGAAGAGGTGTGGCCATTCCCGCGAATAGCTTAAATTGTATTCTTTGTGATACAAGTGAGGAGAATTCGAAGCACTTCTTCTTTTCTTGCGAGGTGGTTAAGAAAGTGTGGTCGGAGGTAGCCGTTTGGGTGGGAAAAAGCGAGTCGAATGAGGAAGATTGTAAAGTTGTTTTCTTGGATTGGCATAATTTTTTCCGATCAAAGAAAGTGAAAAAAGGGAAGGAGGGTATGATATGGCTTGCTTGTTGTTGGCCCCTTTGGATTATAAGGAACGGTGTTCGTTTCCGGAAGGACAAATGGAGCGTTAACGATATCGTTTGGAATATCAAATTATTGGCTTGGAAGTGGATGTTTTTCGGCAAAATTACTCATCCCAATTTCTCATATTACGAGTTTGTAATGGACCCTTTGTTATTCCTCTCGTAG